In Anas acuta chromosome 6, bAnaAcu1.1, whole genome shotgun sequence, the following are encoded in one genomic region:
- the CMKLR2 gene encoding chemerin-like receptor 2, which yields MTFEDFENYSYFYDLPEEEESPQSTLSIAHMISLSFYSVAFLLGVPGNAIVIWFMGFKWDKSVSTLWFLNLAIADFIFVLFLPLYITYVAMGFHWPFGKWLCKMNSFIALLNMFASVFFLTFISLDRYIRLVHPVFSYKYRTIRNTLILSGIIWISAAVIGGPALYFRDTATVLNNVTICYNNFHVHDRELIMLRHHILIWVRLAFGYLFPLVTMVICYSLLLVKVKKRTVLTSSRLFWTIIAVVVAFFLCWTPYHIFSIVELSVHHDENLHDLLQDGIPLSTGLAFINSCLNPILYVLISKKFQAQVKTTVSEVLKLALWEVSRSGTVSEQLWSSENTHAPVHYCETAQ from the coding sequence ATGACATTTGAAGATTTTGAGAACTACTCTTATTTCTATGACCTGCCTGAGGAAGAAGAATCACCCCAGTCCACCCTCAGCATTGCCCATAtgatttccctttccttttacaGTGTGGCATTTCTATTGGGAGTCCCAGGTAATGCCATTGTCATCTGGTTTATGGGCTTCAAGTGGGATAAATCGGTCTCTACACTCTGGTTCCTCAATCTGGCCATtgcagatttcatttttgttctctttttgcCCCTTTATATCACGTACGTAGCAATGGGCTTCCACTGGCCTTTTGGGAAGTGGCTGTGTAAAATGAACTCATTCATTGCACTACTTAATATGTTTGCCagtgttttcttcctgacatTCATCAGCCTGGACCGCTACATCCGCCTAGTCCACCCAGTTTTTTCCTACAAGTATCGGACTATAAGGAACACCCTCATTCTCAGTGGGATCATTTGGATATCGGCTGCAGTTATTGGTGGCCCTGCCTTATACTTTAGAGACACAGCTACAGTTCTCAACAATGTCACCATTTGCTACAACAACTTCCACGTGCATGATAGAGAACTCATTATGCTAAGACATCACATTCTAATTTGGGTGAGGCTTGCATTTGGTTATCTCTTTCCTCTAGTGACCATGGTCATTTGCTACTCATTGCTGCTCGTTAAAGTGAAGAAGAGAACTGTCTTGACTTCGAGCAGGCTTTTCTGGACCATTATTGCTGTAGTTgtagctttctttctttgctggaCACCATATCACATATTCAGCATTGTGGAGCTTTCTGTTCACCATGATGAAAACTTGCACGACTTATTGCAGGATGGCATTCCCCTCTCCACTGGCCTTGCTTTCATCAATAGTTGCCTCAATCCAATCCTCTACGTTCTCATCAGCAAGAAGTTCCAAGCCCAGGTCAAGACAACAGTCTCTGAGGTGCTAAAATTGGCACTGTGGGAGGTGAGCCGCTCAGGAACTGTCAGCGAGCAGCTGTGGAGCTCAGAGAACACCCATGCACCTGTGCACTATTGCGAAACTGCTCAGTGA